The proteins below are encoded in one region of Oncorhynchus tshawytscha isolate Ot180627B unplaced genomic scaffold, Otsh_v2.0 Un_scaffold_1341_pilon_pilon, whole genome shotgun sequence:
- the slc5a11 gene encoding sodium/myo-inositol cotransporter 2 has product MATTQGTTVPPSQSPGLGVPTLVTIDIVVLVVYFLLVLAVGLWSMWKTKRSTVDGYFLAGKSMSWWPVGTSLFASNVGSGHFMGLAGSGAAAGISAVAYEWNGMLMVLLLGWLFLPIYIASGVTTMPEYLQKRFGGKRIQLFIAILYLFIYIFTKISVDMYAGAVFIQQALQWNIYVAVVVLLLITALYTVTGGLAAVMYTDAAQTGIMLIGALTLMGFSFAEVGGWNALLEGYATAIPSVRDPNTTCGIPRDDAFHLFRDPVTSDLPWPGILLGMSIPSMWYWCSDQVIVQRSLSAKNLLHAKGGSLLAAYLKILPFFMMVLPGMISRILYPDEVACGDPEVCTEVCGNPVGCSDIAYAKLVMKLLPSGLRGLMMAVMIAALMSSLTSIFNSSSTIFTMDLWRHVRPRATEWELMLVGRMFVLVLVVVSVLWIPVVQASQGGQLFIYIQSISTYLQPPVSIVFLTGCFWKRTNEKGAFWGLFLGLLVGGVRMALDFIYPSPLCYQEDSRPDVVKHVHYLYFSTVLSLLTLVVVVGVSLATEKPRPEQISRLTWFTRFDKVEKSSGALEIVETVTSATETEESAEQEIEDREQEKANGETHLQRKVCSEASVRSQSRLKAALYWLCGMERQKEGDSAPQPPLLLDPASSLEEDPCLSHVVDANLIICLSIAVFIIGYWA; this is encoded by the exons ATGGCTACCACTCAGGGGACCACCGTGCCCCCCTCCCAATCCCCAGGTTTAGGTGTCCCCACCCTGGTCACCATAGACATTGTGGTGCTCGTTGTCTATTTCCTCCTTGTACTGGCTGTGGGCCTCTGG TCCATGTGGAAAACCAAGCGGAGCACGGTGGATGGATACTTCCTGGCAGGAAAGAGCATGTCCTGGTGGCCG gtggGCACCTCTCTGTTTGCCAGTAATGTGGGTAGCGGCCACTTCATGGGCCTGGCAGGCTCAGGAGCTGCAGCGGGCATCAGTGCTGTGGCATATGAGTGGAAC GGGATGCTGATGGTGCTGCTCTTGGGTTGGCTTTTCCTGCCCATCTATATCGCTTCCGGG GTGACAACCATGCCTGAATACTTGCAGAAGCGATTCGGGGGGAAGCGAATACAATTATTCATAGCTATTTTGTATTTATTCATTTACATCTTCACAAAGATATCG gtGGATATGTATGCTGGGGCAGTGTTTATTCAACAGGCCCTGCAGTGGAACATCTATGTAGCTGTGGTGGTGCTTCTGCTCATCACTGCTCTTTACACTGTAACAG GTGGTCTGGCTGCTGTCATGTACACAGACGCTGCCCAGACTGGCATCATGTTGATAGGAGCACTCACCCTCATGGGCTTCA GTTTCGCTGAGGTGGGGGGCTGGAACGCCCTCCTAGAGGGGTATGCTACGGCCATCCCCTCTGTCCGCGACCCTAACACCACATGTGGCATCCCCCGGGACGACGCCTTCCACCTGTTCCGTGAccctgtgacctctgacctgccCTGGCCGGGCATCCTCCTGGGCATGTCCATACCCTCCATGTGGTACTGGTGCTCAGACCAG GTGATAGTGCAGCGCTCCCTGTCTGCTAAGAACCTGCTCCATGCTAAAGGAGGCTCCCTGCTGGCTGCCTACCTCAAGATCCTGCCCTTCTTCATGATGGTCCTGCCCGGCATGATCAGCAGAATACTCTACCCAG ACGAGGTGGCGTGTGGTGATCCTGAGGTGTGTACTGAGGTGTGTGGGAACCCAGTGGGCTGTTCAGACATCGCCTACGCCAAACTGGTCATGAAACTACTGCCCTCAG GTCTGCGTGGTCTGATGATGGCGGTGATGATTGCtgctctcatgtcctccctcacCTCCATCTTCAACAGCTCCAGCACCATCTTCACCATGGACCTGTGGAGGCATGTCCGGCCCCGAGCAACCGAGTGGGAACTCATGCTCGTGGGAAG GATGTTTGTGCTGGTTCTGGTGGTGGTGTCAGTGCTCTGGATCCCTGTGGTCCAGGCCAGTCAGGGAGGACAGCTGTTCATCTACATCCAGTCCATCAGTACCTATCTCCAGCCCCCTGTTTCCATCGTCTTCCTGACTGGATGCTTCTGGAAGAGGACCAATGAGaag GGGGCTTTCTGGGGCCTGTTCCTGGGCCTACTGGTGGGCGGTGTGAGGATGGCCCTAGACTTTATCTATCCCTCACCACTGTGTTACCAGGAGGACAGCAGGCCTGATGTGGTGAAACATGTCCACTACCTCTACTTCTCCACCGTGCTGTCTCTGCTCaccctggtggtggtggtgggggtcagCCTGGCTACGGAGAAACCCCGCCCAGAGCAG ATCAGccgcctcacctggttcaccagaTTTGATAAGGTGGAGAAGAGCAGTGGAGCTTTAGAGATAGTAGAGACTGTGACTAGTGCTACAGAGACCGAGGAGAGTGCAGAGCAGGAGATAGaagacagagagcaggagaaggcTAACGGAGAGACACATCTCCAGAGGAAAG tctgCTCAGAAGCCAGTGTGAGGAGCCAGTCCAGGCTGAAGGCCGCCCTCTACTGGCTGTGTGGGATGGAGCGGCAAAAGGAGGGTGACAGCGCCCCACAACCCCCTCTTCTTCTCGACCCCGCTAGCTCTCTGGAAGAGGACCCATGCCTTAGCCACGTGGTCGACGCCAACCTCATCATCTGCCTCTCCATCGCCGTCTTTATCATTGGCTACTGGGCCTAG